In one Cohaesibacter intestini genomic region, the following are encoded:
- a CDS encoding ABC transporter permease: MQPNPFLSVLRNPLVGVFIALLVIFVISAITSPYFLTSYNMSVVARSLAFVGLITIGQSMLMILGELDLSLGVIGGLCGVVSGMLMVNLGLDPWLSMALCLTLGAALGCFNGLMVTFLKLHSLVLTIGTAGVFGGANLVLTKGVAITNIPKEIQFLGRGDVFGIPMPFIVMFVVLIVASFVIMKTPFGRYIYAIGDNTPAARMLGIKVDTVRVLVFTIAGMLAALAGLLMVTRLGTAQPSIGETWVLPPIAASVIGGVATTGGVGTPLGAILGAAIIGVIENIIVLFGVSPYWQGVVSGFIVVLAISFDSISRRYIRGDR; encoded by the coding sequence ATGCAGCCTAATCCTTTCCTGTCTGTGTTACGCAACCCGCTTGTGGGCGTCTTCATTGCGTTGCTGGTGATCTTTGTCATTTCGGCCATCACCTCTCCCTATTTTCTGACCTCCTACAACATGTCCGTGGTCGCGCGCTCGCTGGCATTTGTCGGGCTGATTACCATTGGCCAGTCGATGCTGATGATTCTTGGTGAACTCGACCTGTCCCTCGGTGTCATCGGGGGCCTTTGCGGCGTCGTCAGCGGCATGCTGATGGTCAATCTGGGGCTGGATCCGTGGCTTTCCATGGCGCTGTGCCTGACCCTTGGGGCCGCTCTTGGATGCTTCAACGGGCTGATGGTGACGTTCCTCAAACTGCATTCTCTCGTCCTGACCATCGGTACAGCCGGCGTCTTCGGTGGAGCCAATCTGGTGTTGACCAAGGGCGTTGCCATCACAAACATTCCCAAGGAAATCCAGTTTCTCGGTCGTGGTGATGTGTTCGGTATTCCCATGCCTTTCATCGTCATGTTCGTCGTCCTTATCGTCGCGTCCTTCGTGATCATGAAGACGCCTTTCGGTCGATACATCTATGCCATCGGCGACAACACCCCGGCCGCCCGCATGCTAGGGATCAAAGTCGATACGGTGCGCGTTCTTGTCTTTACCATTGCGGGGATGCTTGCTGCGCTCGCCGGTCTTTTGATGGTGACGCGCCTTGGCACCGCACAGCCCTCAATCGGTGAGACATGGGTTCTGCCTCCAATCGCAGCTTCGGTCATTGGTGGTGTTGCCACGACAGGCGGCGTTGGTACGCCTCTTGGTGCGATCCTGGGCGCCGCGATCATCGGCGTTATCGAGAATATCATCGTGCTGTTTGGTGTCTCGCCTTACTGGCAAGGGGTTGTGAGCGGCTTCATCGTTGTTCTGGCCATTTCGTTTGACTCGATTTCGCGCCGCTACATTCGTGGCGATCGCTAG